The window GCGTAATCACTATCGTTATTATATCACCGTTACCTATACTATTATTCTCTGCTACGGTGGTACTTCGTTCTGAAGAAAATGTAACTATATCCATGCTTTGTCCCGTGGTTATTCATAACCTCATTAACCAACATTTGACAATAGACAAGACAGTGTTTCTATAATATAACCTAAGACAACAATTGCAATTGATTTATCTTCAAGACTCGGATTACAATCGAATATTGAACCATCCACAATTAATATCCTTTACACCTTTACACCAATACATTTTGCACCTTTTTTGGATCCGAAAACGTTTCGAATGAACGATCGATGTCGCAGAGCTAGTTTCggtattaaaaatatctttctacCTATTTAGGAACAATATTGCGGCCAATCCAACCGAACGATCGCTAAATTGTTCTGACGTTTTGCTGTCTCTATGAATATGTACTTGGTATTTCGTGGAGGGACTTAGGGATAGCGATTTGCGTGGGATTGGAATGTTTGGGCGCGATCACGTTTTGCTGAAAACATACATATGTCTAcgaatgtatatatgtacatactatCTATTGCAGGCCGTCGACCTCTCTAGGAACTATTTAAACGTTGCTCGTATTTGCCACGACATTAATACCTAAATAATCGATCTATCGCACGTTACGTTCAAAATTCCCTCGCATCTAGATCGGTTCTACTCAATGTACATAGTGTGTACATACATACTAGTAAATATCTACGAGCACACGATTGTTTTCATAGATTAATTTACATCTAAAATTGCAAATTTATCGCGAAAGAAGTTAATTATCAACTGATCTTACTAGAGATCGTAACGCAACTGTTAGTAATTGTTACATGACTAAACGATTAGGAATAGAAAATGAGCGGAATGCTTAAATCAACCTTAGAATTATCTTACGAGTCCGATTTGTAAATCGGATTGTTTCAAGcggcaaaaaagaaaataagttTACTATAAAACTGCAGTCGCAGTTATCGAATGTcatgttttatttaatttcttatcgtttctataaaaattaagGAATGTACCGTATATCCTTAGATATATTAGATAGACAAAGTTTCGTTATAAACAATGGAAAGAGGACAAACTTTGTATACGCATATACAAATTTTCCGGTAAAGGATGATGCGAGTGAAATCACTTACGCATAAATCGTAAGTGAAACGCAATTACTCTCTGTTCCAGGAAACTTTGATCCTCGAAGAACGTAAAAGCATCACGACTGAGAACGCGGCGAGTCGTGATGCTGGCTTACTCTTTCACCTGTTATCAAGGAGACTTCATTCACCGCGATACGATGGCGCAACCTGAATGGTGCTGCCATTAAGTGGTTGCCTCGCTCAAGTAACCTCGCTTCCTTCAAATTGAATCCGCATTAATCCTAAGAGAATGCAGTACATATTATTCATAACCCATCGGATACCTCGGTTCGATAATATATTTTAAGTTGGTTTTTTACTTAGATTCAAACTTATTTCCCAGCAAATATAATAAAGacttcaaatttttgaaataattgttAACCTAGAATCATACATCAGGTCACGATATTTGGAATTTATAATGTGACAATGTCAGGTAAAAGCGTAAAAAGTTGAACTCTTCGACACGTCGCTCGAAGACGGCATGACAATACCTGCGACTTCAAAAATATTACAAGCGCTTCGAAGAATGTCCGACGATGCACACGCGATTCATTCTTTCTCTGTACGtgctattttatttttcgaacgagaACGATCGCCGGCCCAATATTTCCCTTCGCGAGGCGACAACTTCACCTCGACTGTCTCTCGTACGATAGACGTTAAGATCTGGCAGACAGTTCGACAAGTGCTCGCGTGCACGTATGCACGTATCATGGACACACACACAATgaaagaacgagagaaagagagtgcaGGGACCGTTTCACGAATCCGGCCGTACGAGTCCGTTGCAGCAAAGCCAGCCAGTTACTAGGCAGACACACTCCGGTCCAATGCAAATTTTCTCGACACCCGAGAGCACGGATCTGCTAGGCGTGTAGGCGAGAGATGTCCATCCTCTTACAGGACCAGTCTTCTACGTGTATGAGTATGAGACGCAAACTCGTTGGTAGTGGTGCCATAGGCGTCACCTAGAGTCCAACTCATGGTTCATTGGAGGAATACAAAAATAGCTTTGATTTCACTTATGGTTCCAACTACGTATTGCATATTCAGTTTGTCGCACCTGCGAATGCACTTGTCGTAATTGCTATGCGAAAATGTGAAAATGTATTTACGATGATCGGAAAGGGAAGAGTCGAGATTATTTCAGAGATTATAATAGTCCGATCGAAATTAATCGATTGTTCAAAGATGTAACATCACTGTGCTGTTTAAGTATTCTTTcactttatttattaattctttacgatatatatttattttctcttAGGGTTGTTAAAACGAACTACGAACTCAAAATCGTTTCAGTTGCTTTTTGTTTCAGCTGCGACCAGAGATATCTGAAACgtataataaaactatacaaATTTGATAAAATCAAGATAATTTTGAAcaattcgtttatttttatttccttttgatACGAGATAGTCGAGAATTAAGTCTTGcagaataatatattatttatttatcatgtgcaaattattatataaaatatgcaattCATTTTTACTAGGGTGCATACATCTGTAACAcgtatgtaattttataaaatctgTTTATACTTATTTAAAGGATCATCACACGTGAGTGCATACATACGTAGTAACGTCGATCACGTAGTGACCTTATGGCCTATGGGGCAGCTAACAATAAGTCTGGAAATCCATGTACCTCGCGCATGGTGGCGCCCATGGTTGATACACAAGACCGGCACACATCGTAGTGGTTGATACACGGTGCCTATTGGGCGACTCTGTAGGTACATACGTACGACTCCGCAGGATCACGTGCAACTTTCCATATTGAGGAGTTTTATAGCTGCGTCTCGGTAGTAGGATAACCAGGGGCGCCTACACGCGTTCGACTTCGACCGCTTCGAACAGAAGTGGTCAATAAGACAAACATTCGCGAACGCGGGACTGCATTCGTGAAACGTGAATGCCGGGAGTACCATCGAAGAAAAGAGATGTTCTCTGCTCGCACGGTACAACGTCTTGTAGCCGTAATGCCATTGACTAAGTAAAGCTATACAAGGACAGAGAGCAGAGAGGTTCGTGTTTGTTGGCTAGAAGAAAAGTCTTATCATTCCAAGaagtttaaatataatttcttcTTTAAGCATTtgaatatttgctattattatacTGTGTTGATTACTCATTTCGTACTTGAACATGTGACGACATAAATGTAATTTCAAACTTTTCAGGAAATCCAATTTtcttatgtaaaaaataaaagtaaatcagatataaataacgataaataagaaagggtttataaagaaatataataaatttaaatataaaaaaatgattttattttattcattataTTGTACTTGATCTAATACAATCCTTTCAGCGTTATATCTTTTAAGATATTTTGCAACATATATAcaagaaaaataattatatacatcCGTTAAATATTAATTGTATACTATATTAAGATTACGATTATTCCTAAAGTTCAGACATGTCTAGTAACGCATTTAGATGTGTTGGCAACCAATTCATACCATTGTGACAAACGAATAAAACATTTCCATCTATATAAGCTTGGACATTACCAACTTTATAAACTTGTTTTGCTTCCCTATAGCGATTCGGTATTGGCATAAACAATATACCTTTTTCCTCGCACTTCTTTTGAACAAGGTCTTTGAAACCGTGAGGTATTTGCGATGCTGTCCTAACTGCTTCGGCAAGTCTCTGCAAAGGAAAGAACGTAATATTATAATCGAAGTTAACATAATATCGGTAATATAGTTATCTCACTTTATTATAGGTAGGTAAAACTAAATCGTACCTCCATTCTTGGTTGAGCTGTTGAAGGCATTTGTGACATAGTAGGTTGACTTCTTTCTAAGCTCGTTAAATAGGAAACTTGTTCCATTGCACCCGGTTGATGACTCTGTGGCACGGAAACTGCCCTATTCATTATTTCTAACGCTTTTTTAAAATGTTCTGTAAGTCAATAAGCGTATGAGTATAAATTGATGACTTTGTTTGTTTAGaggaaattcaatattttttatccTGAACACACACCTTTTATCAATGGTTCGGCCAATATTTTTTCACTCAACATACTTTTCCATCCCATATACCAATTTGTAACTTGATCATAGTTAGGAGAATGATTTAGCCACAAGGCCAAAACTTGTAACCATTTAGGGAAGAAGAATTTATCCAACAGGCCTGCCATTATATGAGATGGAAGTAAGTCCTTCCATTCATATACCCAGTTCCATTGATCTAAATGTTGCTGATGGGGATTTATAACAAATTCTGAAAGTGCTATTTGCAATTTTGGGATAATATTTTTCACTAGAAAGGCTTCCATATCTCCTTTTGCGAAAACATTAGACCATGGTTGTAACATTAATCTGGCAGACCTGTCGGACGGATGCCAACCACCCAATGCAGATCCTAATTTACGTCGTATTATTGGATATATTAAAGTATCTAAACGATttcctataataataatataacgttattgaaaTAGTTTCTTTGTGTTTTCGTATAACTAATGGTAAATTTTTGTATGTATACGTACGTAAAAGTGGTAACCAAGGATGAATCCATGTGTGAATAGGCACTGTATCAGTAAGGGGATTCCATTCTTCTACTTCCAAGGTAAGTTTGGGGAGAACTagcatatctaaaatattttctaatatccAATTTGGAAGTAATGGGATCCAATGTTCTATTAATTCAATTAGTGGTTCTGGCTGCCTACATGTCCActgtcttaaaaaaaaaaaaaaaaaaaaaaaaaagtatggtaaatatacatatacatagtaCTACTGAAGTATGTTAACGACCGAATTTTCTGTAAAACAAACCACTTACTGTATAGCACCTCTGATTGATGGCATCCACGAATTCCAAACAAGATGATCATACGGGTGCATAGTTCTTGATTGAAGAGTGGTGGTGGTACCACTCTCTAAGATACTTTTCCATTGATCGAATAATTTAATACATTGTTTTGGTTGCATCAATGGATTCCAACTAATTAAACAATCTTTTATTTTTGGACTAACAAAACTGCTAGCTAATTCACCGAGTTCGTACATTTTATATTCCTCGTAATATTTATCTTGCAAATCTTTAAAAGCGTCCGCAGTTTCTTGTAACGTTAATTGATTTGTTTCATCCATCAATCTGTCCACGATTGCAAGAACGTTTTCTAACGTATCTATTAACTGACCGTGTTGATCTATAACTTTAGACAAGTTTCTCTTCTCTGCCTCTAGCGCTATTACTCTATCGCTTAGATGCCGCGTCCTTCTATCGTTTTGTATAATATCTTGTTCACACATATCCACAAGTATATTTAAATTATGCTGAAGTTCTGGCAATGCAAAATTAACTTTGGACTTTTTATCGGTAACTACGACGTTTTCGTCGGGTCGCTGTTGACCCCCAGCTATAGCATGATATCCACTGAGAATTCTTTGTTCCGGTCCAGTCATATCTATAACTTTAACCCTACTCATCTCGTTGGCTATTCTTACCTTTTTGTTAGGTTTCAATTTACCATCTTCCAAAACTTGATCAACACttcgatatatataatttactttTTTCTTAGCAGTATTTCCATCTCCTTTCCTCCACTGTGATAACTTAGCTTTGGGGTCTTTCCCTTCATCTATTTCTtcgtctttcttcttttctggaACTTTAGGACCTTTTTCTGGTCCGTAAGCACCAATCGCACCTCTACCTTTTCTCAGATGTGCTTCAACTGGCGCGCTTATACCTTGTAACTGTTTACCCAATCCTTTTCCAGGTTCAAAACCCATCTAAATAATGAACAGAACAGCAGATATAAGTATATCTGTACAGGAGTATCAacaaaataattattgttttatatatacCTGTAGCAACAACTTGGCACCAATACCTTTTGTATAGACTTCCCAACTTCCCATCCCACTTTGCATTAATAAGGGATTTACTTTATGCTTCTTTTTACGTAAACCTGCGATATCCCCATCTGTATTTAGCGAAAACGACGTACGTTGATGCACAGAACTCGGCTTCTCATCTTCAGAACTATTGGCGAAAAGAAAGTTTACCGATTAGAATACTTGTatcaatattataaaatgaaataaataagtcTTACTATCTAAAGTTTACCTGGAACTATTTGGAAATTCTTTTTGTGATTTACTCTCGTTGTCGCTTTCATCGTCATCTTTGTCCTCTGTTTCCTCTTTAGGTTTCCCAGCTTGTTGTATACCTCCTGCTACAAAATTTACAGGAGTCGTATAATTCTTTGGTCCTTTATCAAATGTTTTAAACGATGGTCTAGCGGATAATTCATCTTCGTCGCTATCATCGCCCCAAATAcctgaaatatgaaatatgaaaaaaatatgAGTTTAATATTATACTGCATAGacgtaataattattaaaacaaaGAACTAACCAAGCATTTGTTGTTTTTTTGATAATTTACGCCTTGGACGattaatattaaattcattCTCAAGGTCGTAATCCGTGATTTCAAAGCTTTCTACTTCGTCTTCCGACATATTTCTAACGTTTATTAATATTCTGTCTgtataaatttgataaaaacttatatgtattaaataagTTTTTAATGATTGTTATTatatcaaatttatattttaaataaatttatgtttgtttgaaatatagaaataaagcAAAACGATAATGTAACTATCAAACATTAAAGGTTATGTTGTGTTTTACTCTCACAAAATTGAATAGTGTTCAGTTGATCGTGTATAGCAGTGCTGCCAACGTATAGTAGCGAGCTGAAAAGAAATATCATGGAGGGCATGCGGGCCTTATTGGagtaacaaaatattaatacggTGTATCACATATATGTCCATATGTATATGCTACGTTTAGTTTGGTGCACGCAGTGGTTTGGTGCACAGCTATTCGTGGTTTGATACCCGCACGTTTTATGAGATCTGGGAACTTTAAAGTTGGTTCGAATGCCCACTGAACCGCTTTGGTGTATCTAGGACTCTTCGTTTAAGATTAGATTAGAATTGAAAACTATTGAATTATTTGGAAATTAAtaggaataatttaaaatttattaactcAATTACAAATTAAGAAACTTTTTCAAGACTTTTACAATTATGTATTTGCGTTCTGTTGGTACGTTCGGACTTGATAAACACAGCGATAAATCTTCGAAGAAGTCAAAGAATGATTCAAGTCCAAATCTGTCCTTGTCTATgatatttcttcctttcttcctcgGTCATCCAAGCTGATTCAAATGGTTAAGTTAAAGTTCTGCATTGGCTGTCGAATATTCGTCTTCGTGGGTGGGGGAAGGCTGAAGCGTTTTAGGAAACCGCTTTATTCGTCTAGGCGGAAAAAAAATTCACAAGAATTGCTTTTCCTTTTAGAACAACTTTACACAAAACGCTCTGAGATGCTTTCTGTCTGAGTTTTAGAGATGCAAGTTTAGATGTCGAATAATTGATCAACGAACTGAGATGCATCGTAGTCGAAAGGACAATAGCAAGTAAGAATATGGTCAATATAATAATATCGATAAGTATTGGCCGTTCTCCACCAAAGGTTACTCGAGGGTGAAGTTGGGAAAGCTTTTCCCGTATTTTATCGCAATGATCAATAACCCTAAGAAATTTCgtgaattttaaaatgtttgtaacaatGGACTGAAAATGCTAAATTTTATGGCCGTTGCTTAGGATTATTATGGGTCTGAGTTGATACGTCTTGACAGCTGGTCATCTTGATCGAGGAATGGATTATGTTTTATGACAATATTACGAATGTAACAGacgttattatttgttattactgaTTTTGTTTATCATTTGACCTTGAGATAGCCTTCTCTTTGTActgattatatttattttaaaaataactaacATATTTTGTCGGGCAGTCAAAATAATTGTTCACGGTAGACAAGGCAGAGTACAAATTTTtctcagaaaataaaagagcaaactAAAAGCAAATAGCGAAAAATATATCGTATGCAGGTTTTAGAAAAAGTCAGAAATTATGAAGCGatacgataaaatttaaatatggtTAAATTTGTGTAGGAGTTCGAGAGCGGTCAATTTGATCCCCGATGGTAGGTTTAGcgttaataatataaaatataaaaagagttCTAATTTATACAAGGCGTCTGTTCGAGATTTTGAGCGACCCTCGGTTTGTGGCTCTGACGCACATCTACCTTTTTTTGGGAAAGTCCGAATTTCCTATTTCCTAAATTGTAAACTTTACGATGCGGACCTCATTAAGAGAGTAACAAACACCCCAACGGTCCAATGGGTCAGGTCTAAAGTAAACATCTGGTATGAATCAGGAATACTAGAGGATATGCGCCCACGAGAGTACACAATTACAAGATTTGAAATAATAGATTCCCATCCCATAAAAACTATAATAAGAAGGAAAACCGAGGAGGGAAAAGTTGTTATATAAGGATCTTAAGGGAGTATTAACGAAGTCATACGACAGTCATACTCTGTGTTACTTGTGTTAGTGTAACTAAATTAACTTTACATCTTGTATGTATTTGTGtacactaaagagtgcaaaaaaaaaaaaaaaaactaaacaTACTCCACATCTTTGCTTACTTCCATCTTGAGTGTTAATCTCGTTCAAAGTTCGTGATATTAACAGATACTTAGTTGAGAATTCGCATCAGCGTCTGAAAATACAATTATCGGAGCTAAATTGATACAAGCATATTAGAGACAATTTTACGCGATAGTGCAACACGCAAATGCAAATACATTAAATTCGGATTGATGTGACTATATTACGTGGTGTTGTACGCGCGCTAACGTAACACGTCCGTACATAAAACGAGTTTAAATTTCGCTCTTAATTCTATTGGCAATCCTGCTACTGCTGGGTGATCTAAATTCATACGGTCGTGGAACGCGTAATAAATGGAATTTGGTGGTACCAACATTATCGTATGACTAGAGATATTTTAGCAAAATCGCGGGCTTAAATATTAGAACGTCATTTGTTGTACTGGTCATAAGTTCGTGACGCGTATTATCTTTTCGATTTTGTAACAACGGTAATCCGGTTAAATGCGGTAAAACGACGGAACGTTCTCGAGTTGAAAGTTGGTGTTTTGATGTTTGCAGTTCCGGCGAAGTAGAACAACGAAACAGACCACGGGGGTCGCACGCGGGGTACCGATACGCGTGTACGGTGTTGCGCGGAtatcataaataattatttttttaaacccCGTCCCAATTGTAATCGCGGTTTAATCGAAACCCTGCACGTAGCGTAGCGTGATTTCCGTGTTCGATTAATCTACGAGGTCGGTTCAACTATTGAACTCTTAATAAATATGGCGAACAGTGTAGCACCAGATTCATGGGAACAGCAGGCGGATAACGGAGACATCGGTCCACCACAGGATAAGTCCATCGAAAGCAAATTTTCCACTCTGAATGTAAATGCTGCGGAATTCGTGCCTTCTTTCTGCATTAATTCTTCACCGCAGAACAGTAATACGGCCGACAGTTCTTGCAATGTTGCTGTCATGATGAATTCTGTAACTATGCCTCCTGAAATACATCATGGTTagttttgaaataaaattcgattAACCATCAATTATGTCCCTCCAAACAAACGTACAGGctattaatataaaaagaaagcaTGTAAGGTTCTTGTTATTGTAAGTCATCTGTAATGTAACTGCTGCGGCTAACCCCCATTACTTTACTCGTATACTGATTCCTATCTTTCATATATTTGTTAATGAAAGATGATGGATGATTTCTGGGTTTAGTTTAATGTCTGTCTTCTTATTGTAAGTTGACATTACCAAATTGCTGCTTTTTGGGAAGAGACAAGTTACACacaatacatatatttaatattaacccAACATTGTGCAATAATTAAACTGATGCTAAATTCAAAGCATTTATTTGTACAGCAATTAAGGACATGAAGTTAGGAATTAGATATGTATACTgtaataattttgtttatataATAGCATTAATACAGatcaaaatatttgtatacaAATTGTAATATTCCTTGAATAAAAGTGTGTCAGATTGATAAGAAAATATACTAGagtaaagtaaaaagaaatattaaatttattggtttatttatattttgagaCGAGAAGATGTATCTTttgattattattaaatatgataTATGAATATCGAGATAATATTTCCAATACAATATGATAATGTTTTCAAATGTtttacataactttatattataacAATGTATTATTTTTGATGAATCTATTTTCACAGCCGATAGATAAATATTAGCAGAGGAAATGACTTATTACATTAAGATGGTTCATAAACATTTATGGAAATAAGATGATTATACAAGATGACACGGAAACGTAGAATAATAATAAGCCATAGAAAATTCTTTTGACATTCTTCTGGTTTATAAACTGTTAATGagcatttctttgtttctgctTTGATAGGAAAATTTTCCTTTTATTACAAGTTTGTGTATGTTTATTAGGTAATACTACGCCAGTAGTTCTACCAGATCCAGTGGGTAATCGCGTGGAGGAACCACCTGCTGGAGGAGGGGCTCCACCTCCGAATGTTACCGATCAAATGAATACTAGCCCGGAACATCAACCAGCTGATTCATGGGAAGAAGCAGCGGTAGATGGTGATCCTCTTTTAACTCCTGAAAATGAAGAAGTACGCCGAAGCTTTTACGTATATAATAAGTTCTTTCTTAGACTTTGGTTTATCGTTTAAAAAACTCCTTTTACCAGaaaattacgtagaattttttgttttttcgtTTTTAGGCTGAAAACGAAGAGGATGAAGAAATGGTTGTTAAAATCCCTAAGAAAAAGCCTGTTAAAGTAACAGAGGATACGAAGAGTAAAAAAGAACATGTTAATGTTGTTTTTATTGGACACGTTGGTACGTAAGAATTCTATTAGCAAGTTAAGATATGTAAGAATATATTTCAATCAGCATCGACTCCATTTTGATTTGTATTATAGATGCAGGAAAATCAACGATCGGAGGCCAGATTATGGCATTGACAGGAATGGTTGATAAAAGAACTTTAGAAAAGTACGAAAGAGAAGCAAAGGAGAGAAGTAGAGAAACGTGGTATCTGAGTTGGGCTCTAGATACAAACCAAGAAGAACGAGAGAAAGGGAAGACGGTGGAAGTCGGTAGAGCGTATTTTGAAACTGAACGAAAGCATTTCACAATTTTAGATGCGCCTGGTCATAAGAGTTTTGTACCTAATATGATTGGCGGAGCTGCACAAGCTGATCTCGCGGTATTAGTTATTTCTGCGCGAAAAGGAGAGTTCGAAACCGGTTTCGATAGAGGCGGTCAAACAAGGGAACATGCGATGCTGGCTAAAACTGCTGGTGTTAAACATCTGGTTGTGCTAGTGAATAAGATGGATGACCCAACCGTAGAGTGGGATGAAAGAAGATATAACGAATGCAGGTATGTTGTATAATATATCGTAAACTTAAGATACGATAGTTTTGTTTagaataagaaattaatttatttatattatttagggATAAAATATTGCCGTACCTCCGTAAATTGGGATTTAATCCTGCTAAAGATCTTACATTCATGCCAGTCTCGGGACAGCTTGGTTACGGTTTGAAAGATCCGATACCAGAACATCTCTGTACATGGTACACTGGTCCACCATTCATATCTTTCATCGACTCTCTACCTTCGCTTAATCGTAAAAATAACGGACCTTTTATTATGCCAATCGTTgataaatataaagatatgGGAACAGTGGTAATGGGAAAGGTCGAGGCTGGAGAAGCTAAAAAGGGACAATCGCTACTTGTTATGCCGAATAGGGTATACTTGTTCTATTTTAACAagatatatatttcaatatcgaaTCGACTACTTgtgctaatatattttatactttattacgtttTATTAGACGGCAGTGACGGTAGATCAGTTGTGGTCAGATGACGAAGAAGTGACATCGGTTGGACCTGGTGAGAACGTGAAAATCAAATTAAAAGGTATCGAAGAAGAAGACGTAAGCCCTGGATTTGTTCTTTGTGACAGTAACAATCCGATAAAAACGGGAAAAGTGTTCGACGCTCAAGTTGTAATTTTGGAGCATAAGAGCATTATCTGCGCTGGCTATAGTGCTGTGATGCACATTCATTGTGCAGCGGAAGAAGTTAGAGTGAAAGCATTGATCTGTTTGGTCGACAAAAAGACTGGGGATAAAAGTAAAACCAGGCCGAGGTTCGTCAAACAGGATCAAGTGGCAATAATGAGAATCGAATGCGCAGGTGTCATTTGCCTTGAAAGATTTAAGCTATTTCCACAGATGGGACGTTTCACCCTTAGGGATGAAAGTAAGTGTTACGGGTTTtaagcgcgcgcgcgcgcgcgcttgtATGCGTATACGTATTTAAATCTGAAAAGTTTCCATTTCAAGTGGATTACGATTTCTTACTTATCAACGATCGAGTTCTAACTGGTTCTTTCTTGTTACTTTTAGATAAGACTATTGCAATTGGCAAGGTGCTGAAGGTGGTGGAGTAAAGTTGCTCAACTGTGACCACAGATTGGGATAATAATCGACTTTGATAACGAGAAATACACAAGAGATGCAAGCCGAATACAGTACGCACGAGAAAAAAACGGAACTAGCGTGATTACTCGCGAACTACTGTTAATGTAACATACACTCATCTTACACAAGAAGCAAAAAAAGTTCTACATCAAAGAAAAGCACATACATCGTATGCACAGACAGTTGGGTCGGGGTTTGGGGTTACGGGGAGGGGGGAGGGAGGGTATTTATAACCTgagataaagaaaaaaaagcaaatagatttgattatataaataaggagacaaaatcattaaaaaactCAAGAGCGCGTGTTCCTTCTAATTAGGTAAGCTGAACCACAGCACTCATATTGAGTTcattacaaataaattaatgaTCAAATGACAAACAGTGTCTccttaatattataaaacacgATATTTTTATTCTTCTGAGGTGAGAGACATTAATGAACGTAAAAGAAGAGAATAACAATTACAAGATAAAAACTaaggaaaatattattaatattattataatgattattgaataattattattaaattggtGGTAAGAAGCGAAAGGAtactaaaaaaaagaaaaaaaaacaaatacagAAGTTTATTAAATCTGCCAGATAGTGTTACACgacaatttataattataaaattaatattattattattattactactattacACCGTTTCTTATTGCATTgtcattaaaaagaaatttgcaACAAAAATGTGCTCTACTAATTTCGATAAGAGGTTTCATGTGTATGATTGATTTGCTTTTTCTTGCACGTACTGTTTCTGTTAATACGATTGGTGTTTGACGGCGCCAAGGTTCGTGTATTGTATCGATGTATTACGTGTCTATAACACCAGATATTCTTACACTGTGCTTCTTCAGAAAAAAAGTTTCGATgatttatagcgttatatgcgataaaagaaaattaatgtcGAGATTTAACTGAAA of the Bombus affinis isolate iyBomAffi1 chromosome 6, iyBomAffi1.2, whole genome shotgun sequence genome contains:
- the LOC126917401 gene encoding eukaryotic peptide chain release factor GTP-binding subunit ERF3A; translated protein: MANSVAPDSWEQQADNGDIGPPQDKSIESKFSTLNVNAAEFVPSFCINSSPQNSNTADSSCNVAVMMNSVTMPPEIHHGNTTPVVLPDPVGNRVEEPPAGGGAPPPNVTDQMNTSPEHQPADSWEEAAVDGDPLLTPENEEAENEEDEEMVVKIPKKKPVKVTEDTKSKKEHVNVVFIGHVDAGKSTIGGQIMALTGMVDKRTLEKYEREAKERSRETWYLSWALDTNQEEREKGKTVEVGRAYFETERKHFTILDAPGHKSFVPNMIGGAAQADLAVLVISARKGEFETGFDRGGQTREHAMLAKTAGVKHLVVLVNKMDDPTVEWDERRYNECRDKILPYLRKLGFNPAKDLTFMPVSGQLGYGLKDPIPEHLCTWYTGPPFISFIDSLPSLNRKNNGPFIMPIVDKYKDMGTVVMGKVEAGEAKKGQSLLVMPNRTAVTVDQLWSDDEEVTSVGPGENVKIKLKGIEEEDVSPGFVLCDSNNPIKTGKVFDAQVVILEHKSIICAGYSAVMHIHCAAEEVRVKALICLVDKKTGDKSKTRPRFVKQDQVAIMRIECAGVICLERFKLFPQMGRFTLRDENKTIAIGKVLKVVE
- the LOC126917389 gene encoding tuftelin-interacting protein 11 → MSEDEVESFEITDYDLENEFNINRPRRKLSKKQQMLGIWGDDSDEDELSARPSFKTFDKGPKNYTTPVNFVAGGIQQAGKPKEETEDKDDDESDNESKSQKEFPNSSSSEDEKPSSVHQRTSFSLNTDGDIAGLRKKKHKVNPLLMQSGMGSWEVYTKGIGAKLLLQMGFEPGKGLGKQLQGISAPVEAHLRKGRGAIGAYGPEKGPKVPEKKKDEEIDEGKDPKAKLSQWRKGDGNTAKKKVNYIYRSVDQVLEDGKLKPNKKVRIANEMSRVKVIDMTGPEQRILSGYHAIAGGQQRPDENVVVTDKKSKVNFALPELQHNLNILVDMCEQDIIQNDRRTRHLSDRVIALEAEKRNLSKVIDQHGQLIDTLENVLAIVDRLMDETNQLTLQETADAFKDLQDKYYEEYKMYELGELASSFVSPKIKDCLISWNPLMQPKQCIKLFDQWKSILESGTTTTLQSRTMHPYDHLVWNSWMPSIRGAIQQWTCRQPEPLIELIEHWIPLLPNWILENILDMLVLPKLTLEVEEWNPLTDTVPIHTWIHPWLPLLRNRLDTLIYPIIRRKLGSALGGWHPSDRSARLMLQPWSNVFAKGDMEAFLVKNIIPKLQIALSEFVINPHQQHLDQWNWVYEWKDLLPSHIMAGLLDKFFFPKWLQVLALWLNHSPNYDQVTNWYMGWKSMLSEKILAEPLIKEHFKKALEIMNRAVSVPQSHQPGAMEQVSYLTSLERSQPTMSQMPSTAQPRMERLAEAVRTASQIPHGFKDLVQKKCEEKGILFMPIPNRYREAKQVYKVGNVQAYIDGNVLFVCHNGMNWLPTHLNALLDMSEL